The Roseimicrobium gellanilyticum genome contains a region encoding:
- a CDS encoding AMP-binding protein produces MDWTNWHQLYDAGMGISARLRLVEEQLRAAVEACQPGPVRILSICAGDGRDIFGAFAGHPRSQDVHAVLIDTDAAGLQRAETWAVEAGMGGRIQTLCADATSGANYRGVTHADIVLVSGVLAHVSEASIPGLIQSLPMLLQTGGWLIWNRHLVLNRGSEHVSLLRDLLRSTGFKEEVYELTSPKGFAVSSARYHGAMLPLDEQRVLFDFVGLDRLQKEAKPPQEWADTFDAVDDSRETLVGLFEQMVAVHPNYPALSSDTWSFDYEKLDHAANRLAAELLGMGGSPGDRVAILMNHDAPLAAAVLGVLKAGRIVVVLNPAEPTARHAQVCADCAPACIITDADHHAGAVALAHHPKSVLLVQEQLAGPPAPAPEMLISPDDVAFIIYTSGTTGRPKGVMQTHANIVHNAQRLSRTMGLGPGERVLLLASLSGGLGLSTAWCGLLHGACVCPFPTAIVGVTGLEAWMKLQSITVYVSSASIFRSFMRTLAEGAAFPQVRMVRIASERATSEDFALFRRHFADECLLLHTLSSSETGNITQMMFRKNDVVTDGPLPVGRPANGVGLLVVDEQGREVPRGKDGEIVVQSRRLSPGYWGDAGLTAKCFSTAAGGLREFRGGDRGRWDAEGNLVFLGRQDHQVKIHGFRVELAEVEAELLREPGVAEAVVRPEVLNFGETGLVAFVVPSAEAACTEDGLRRALANRLPGPMIPSIIVLMESLPLTSHGKVDRSSLAAMVRAGTRWEAGDIEAPATEAEKALARIWEEVFEVKAVGREADFFRMGGDSLTATVIAARVDGALRVRLELKVFSEHPTLAALAAEIERRRAVGAESAEPSGPVRVRRDGPLPLSFQQERAWRFSQTPEGALGYVLRACYRLTGPLNALVLQDSLTYLVRRHEILRTTIELVDGMPMQIIRPPSRVPLPLEDVSGSADAHAAASDIVTRERHRPFGFATGPLLRFTLIRLGEQEHWLLRVNHHIISDGPSWDIFMREFKVVFGQLSQNEEPALPAKTLQYADYAVWQRSHFQKGSPAWEGLVEKWTTLLSGAPPAPTLSFRRMEPEPYADPRDGFLSVTLSDACSRNLEAMAMEWRTTSYVLRLAAFVAVIAMDGWQEELVVGVYITDRDSLAAQGMFGFMASLAALRLRFDAAETFRDWVSRVQQAVSDVQACSGLAFEDVCEELQRRGIGTPAINLIVKDDNEEDRLSMGELDVSRVPPEGLRTVLPAMPWGFTAAFKEEGKAQLLLARFDARIYDPAGVRRTMDQWSLFLDAVSSNPGKSLGGQLQGLGPTDAQSLWGDDFSG; encoded by the coding sequence ATGGATTGGACGAACTGGCACCAACTCTACGATGCGGGCATGGGCATCTCGGCGCGATTGCGTCTGGTGGAGGAACAGCTTCGCGCCGCTGTGGAAGCCTGCCAACCGGGCCCTGTGCGAATCCTCAGCATCTGCGCGGGTGACGGACGGGACATCTTCGGAGCCTTTGCCGGACATCCTCGCAGCCAGGATGTCCATGCGGTGCTCATCGATACGGATGCGGCGGGTCTCCAGCGCGCGGAAACATGGGCCGTGGAGGCTGGCATGGGTGGGAGAATCCAGACCCTTTGTGCCGATGCCACTTCAGGGGCGAACTACCGTGGTGTGACTCATGCGGACATTGTTCTCGTCTCCGGTGTCCTGGCACACGTGAGCGAGGCCAGCATTCCGGGCCTCATCCAAAGCCTGCCCATGCTCCTGCAAACGGGTGGCTGGCTGATATGGAACCGGCATCTAGTGCTGAATCGTGGCAGCGAGCATGTGTCTCTGCTCCGCGATTTGCTGCGCTCCACCGGGTTCAAGGAAGAGGTCTATGAGTTGACTTCGCCGAAGGGATTTGCCGTGAGTTCCGCCCGCTATCATGGTGCCATGCTGCCGCTGGATGAGCAGAGGGTGCTCTTCGATTTCGTGGGCCTGGATCGGCTGCAGAAGGAGGCCAAGCCGCCACAGGAGTGGGCAGATACCTTCGATGCCGTCGATGACTCGCGAGAGACGCTGGTGGGACTGTTTGAGCAGATGGTGGCGGTGCATCCGAATTACCCGGCGCTTTCATCAGACACTTGGTCGTTTGATTATGAAAAGCTGGACCATGCCGCGAACCGCCTGGCCGCGGAGTTGCTGGGCATGGGAGGTTCGCCTGGGGATCGGGTGGCAATCCTGATGAACCATGATGCGCCCCTCGCCGCTGCTGTGCTGGGCGTGCTCAAGGCGGGCCGGATTGTGGTGGTGTTGAATCCCGCAGAGCCAACCGCCCGTCATGCGCAGGTATGTGCAGACTGTGCTCCCGCGTGCATCATCACGGATGCGGATCACCATGCTGGAGCAGTCGCATTGGCGCATCATCCGAAGAGTGTGCTGCTCGTGCAGGAGCAACTTGCCGGACCGCCGGCACCTGCTCCGGAGATGCTCATTTCACCCGATGACGTCGCGTTCATCATCTACACATCGGGAACTACAGGCCGCCCGAAGGGCGTGATGCAGACGCATGCCAATATCGTCCACAACGCGCAGAGGCTCTCGCGGACCATGGGGTTGGGGCCGGGGGAGAGGGTGCTGCTGCTGGCCTCACTGAGTGGAGGATTGGGACTGAGCACAGCGTGGTGTGGCCTGCTGCATGGTGCCTGTGTGTGCCCCTTTCCCACGGCCATCGTGGGCGTGACGGGACTGGAGGCATGGATGAAGCTGCAATCCATCACGGTCTATGTCTCATCCGCTTCCATTTTCCGGAGTTTCATGCGCACGCTCGCGGAGGGAGCGGCCTTTCCGCAGGTGAGGATGGTGCGCATCGCCTCTGAACGGGCGACCTCCGAGGACTTCGCCTTGTTCCGCCGACACTTTGCGGATGAGTGCCTGCTGCTTCACACGCTTTCCTCTTCGGAAACTGGGAACATCACGCAGATGATGTTCCGAAAAAACGATGTCGTGACCGATGGTCCCCTGCCAGTAGGGCGGCCTGCGAATGGGGTCGGTCTGCTGGTGGTGGACGAACAGGGCCGCGAAGTGCCGCGAGGAAAGGACGGTGAGATCGTGGTGCAGAGCCGCCGCCTCTCACCGGGCTATTGGGGTGATGCGGGCCTGACCGCAAAATGTTTTTCCACAGCCGCAGGAGGTCTGCGGGAGTTTCGTGGAGGTGACCGCGGCAGGTGGGATGCTGAGGGCAATCTCGTGTTCCTGGGGCGTCAGGACCATCAGGTGAAGATTCATGGATTCCGTGTCGAGCTTGCGGAGGTCGAAGCGGAATTGCTGCGCGAGCCTGGCGTAGCAGAGGCCGTAGTGCGTCCAGAAGTTTTGAACTTCGGGGAAACGGGGCTGGTGGCTTTTGTGGTCCCCTCTGCGGAGGCCGCATGCACCGAAGATGGACTGCGCCGGGCCCTGGCAAACCGGCTGCCCGGTCCGATGATTCCCTCGATCATCGTGCTCATGGAGAGCCTGCCGCTCACGTCGCATGGGAAAGTCGATCGTTCCTCGCTGGCAGCGATGGTGCGAGCAGGGACGAGGTGGGAGGCTGGGGACATTGAGGCGCCAGCGACAGAAGCGGAGAAAGCCCTCGCCCGCATCTGGGAGGAAGTCTTTGAGGTGAAGGCGGTGGGTCGGGAAGCGGACTTTTTCCGAATGGGCGGCGACTCCCTTACGGCGACGGTGATTGCTGCCAGAGTGGATGGCGCGTTGCGAGTGAGGCTGGAGTTGAAGGTCTTTTCCGAACATCCGACCCTGGCTGCGCTGGCGGCTGAGATAGAGCGTCGGCGGGCAGTGGGTGCCGAGTCTGCGGAGCCATCGGGTCCCGTGCGGGTTCGAAGAGATGGGCCGCTGCCACTTTCATTCCAGCAGGAGCGTGCCTGGCGTTTTTCCCAGACTCCGGAAGGGGCCTTGGGATACGTCTTGCGAGCGTGCTATCGACTGACTGGTCCGCTGAATGCCCTGGTCTTGCAGGACAGCCTCACGTACCTGGTGCGGCGGCATGAAATTCTGCGGACGACCATCGAGCTGGTAGATGGAATGCCCATGCAGATCATTCGGCCGCCTTCCAGAGTGCCGCTCCCGCTTGAAGATGTCAGCGGCAGCGCGGATGCGCACGCTGCGGCGAGCGACATCGTGACCCGGGAGAGGCATCGACCGTTTGGTTTTGCTACCGGGCCCTTGTTGAGGTTCACCTTGATCCGGCTGGGAGAGCAGGAGCACTGGCTGCTGAGGGTGAATCACCACATCATCTCAGATGGTCCCTCCTGGGATATTTTCATGAGGGAGTTCAAGGTCGTCTTTGGGCAGTTGAGCCAGAATGAGGAGCCTGCCTTGCCCGCCAAAACCCTCCAGTATGCGGACTACGCGGTGTGGCAGCGGAGCCATTTTCAGAAAGGCTCGCCTGCATGGGAGGGGCTGGTGGAGAAATGGACAACCTTGCTGAGTGGTGCGCCACCCGCGCCAACGCTGTCATTCCGCCGCATGGAGCCGGAGCCCTATGCCGACCCGCGCGATGGATTTCTTTCGGTGACGCTGTCCGACGCATGTTCGCGAAATCTGGAAGCGATGGCGATGGAATGGCGAACCACCTCCTATGTGTTGCGCCTGGCGGCATTCGTGGCAGTGATCGCCATGGACGGGTGGCAGGAGGAACTGGTGGTGGGTGTGTACATCACCGACCGGGACAGTCTGGCCGCGCAGGGCATGTTCGGATTCATGGCCAGCCTGGCGGCGCTTCGGTTGCGGTTTGATGCGGCTGAGACGTTTCGGGATTGGGTGAGTCGGGTCCAGCAGGCGGTGAGTGACGTGCAGGCGTGTTCCGGACTCGCCTTCGAAGACGTGTGCGAGGAGTTGCAGAGGCGCGGCATCGGGACCCCTGCGATCAACCTGATTGTGAAAGACGACAATGAAGAGGACCGTCTGAGCATGGGTGAGCTGGATGTTTCACGGGTACCGCCAGAGGGTCTGCGGACCGTGCTGCCAGCCATGCCGTGGGGGTTCACAGCTGCGTTCAAAGAGGAGGGGAAGGCCCAGCTCCTCCTGGCCAGGTTCGACGCCAGAATTTATGACCCTGCAGGGGTGCGGAGGACGATGGACCAATGGTCGCTGTTTCTTGATGCGGTGTCGTCAAACCCTGGCAAGTCCCTTGGGGGCCAATTGCAGGGTCTTGGGCCAACAGATGCGCAATCCCTGTGGGGGGATGATTTTTCAGGGTGA
- a CDS encoding TraR/DksA family transcriptional regulator, producing MAKKPAKTTAKPSKSAKAAKPKAPAKKAVVKKTVPKASAKKPAPAPKKAATAPKKSATSAKHPTVKGKPQSPDVKSKKKEPAKPAAPASKSSSSSSSSSSKTTKAAKTPTPAAKPAPAPAPAPAAKTNGNTKSASKSAAPAKAPAPAPQYSPLPKVIKQSPLEASADLVLKPAYNPKKLPPFFKKQHQRLIELRSALSDLMEGMAKETLRSRPEGSDASVGGMHMGDAGSDAYDRDFALSMLTKEQDALYEINEALERMDRGVYGLCELSGKKIPEERLEALPYTRYTREMQEQIERDQMGGKFRRPIVRSVFGLDDEGEGDEDDEEGETKESSPTESSLDFMKE from the coding sequence ATGGCCAAGAAACCTGCAAAGACTACAGCCAAACCTTCCAAGTCCGCGAAGGCTGCCAAGCCGAAAGCGCCTGCCAAGAAGGCCGTGGTGAAAAAGACTGTCCCCAAAGCTTCCGCCAAGAAACCCGCTCCTGCCCCAAAGAAGGCCGCTACGGCACCGAAAAAGTCCGCGACATCGGCCAAGCACCCAACGGTGAAGGGCAAACCCCAATCCCCTGACGTGAAATCCAAAAAGAAAGAACCCGCCAAGCCAGCCGCGCCCGCCAGCAAGTCCAGCTCCAGCAGCAGCAGCAGCAGCAGCAAGACGACCAAAGCCGCCAAGACTCCTACTCCCGCCGCCAAGCCTGCGCCCGCGCCGGCTCCCGCTCCTGCGGCCAAGACGAACGGCAACACCAAGAGCGCCAGCAAGTCCGCCGCTCCTGCCAAGGCTCCGGCCCCGGCTCCCCAGTATTCCCCCCTGCCCAAGGTCATCAAGCAAAGCCCGCTTGAGGCTTCCGCTGACCTGGTGCTCAAGCCTGCCTACAATCCGAAGAAGCTGCCTCCTTTCTTCAAGAAACAGCATCAGCGCCTCATTGAGCTCCGCAGCGCCCTCTCCGACCTCATGGAAGGCATGGCCAAGGAAACCCTCCGCTCCCGTCCGGAGGGCAGCGACGCCTCCGTGGGCGGCATGCACATGGGTGATGCTGGCAGCGACGCGTATGACCGCGACTTCGCCCTGAGCATGCTCACCAAGGAACAGGACGCTCTGTACGAAATCAACGAAGCGCTTGAGCGCATGGACCGCGGTGTCTATGGCCTGTGTGAGCTCTCCGGCAAGAAAATCCCCGAGGAACGCCTCGAAGCCCTGCCCTACACCCGCTACACGCGTGAAATGCAGGAACAAATCGAGCGCGATCAGATGGGTGGAAAATTCCGTCGTCCCATCGTCCGCTCGGTGTTTGGCCTTGATGACGAAGGAGAAGGAGATGAGGACGATGAAGAGGGTGAAACCAAGGAGTCCAGCCCGACTGAATCCTCGCTTGACTTCATGAAAGAGTAG
- the rpmG gene encoding 50S ribosomal protein L33 translates to MPRDIITLECTEARPAGMPPSRYVTTRNKKSPNTPGRLEKVKFNPFMRKRTLHREVR, encoded by the coding sequence ATGCCTCGCGATATCATCACCCTCGAATGCACTGAAGCTCGTCCGGCAGGGATGCCTCCCTCCCGTTACGTGACCACGCGCAACAAGAAGAGCCCGAACACACCTGGCCGTCTGGAGAAGGTGAAGTTCAATCCCTTCATGCGCAAGCGCACCCTGCATCGCGAAGTTCGCTAA
- the rpsR gene encoding 30S ribosomal protein S18, with product MQPKTKERLIAFRRHNRKLPRRRIDLPAEQITYKNPELLAKFCTETGKILPRRVTGVAAWVHRKITKEIKRARAVNLLK from the coding sequence ATGCAACCGAAGACCAAAGAACGCCTGATCGCCTTCCGCAGGCACAATCGCAAGCTGCCCCGTCGCCGCATCGACCTCCCCGCGGAACAGATCACTTACAAGAATCCTGAGCTTCTCGCCAAGTTCTGTACGGAGACCGGTAAGATCCTTCCTCGCCGCGTCACTGGCGTGGCTGCATGGGTGCACCGCAAGATTACCAAGGAAATCAAGCGCGCCCGCGCCGTGAACCTCCTGAAGTAG
- the folE2 gene encoding GTP cyclohydrolase FolE2: MPASKLHDTQNQSDARGIPIDRVGVKGLRFPLKIRDRDQAEQSTVAVVSLAVDLPHHFKGTHMSRFVEVLHSHGQVLTVADIAGMPRELLKKLHADKAHVEFRFPWFRMKKAPATKAEGLMDYGIIFEVNAEGEKVDFVVTVEVAVTTLCPCSKAISVHGAHNQRGVVTFSVRFTKPVWIEELVELVEASASSELYSLLKRPDEKVVTERAYENPVFVEDLVRNVALRAKQHPQITWFKVEAENFESIHNHNAYALIEQTVER, translated from the coding sequence ATGCCTGCTTCCAAGCTGCATGACACCCAAAACCAGAGCGATGCTCGGGGTATCCCGATTGATCGTGTCGGTGTGAAAGGACTGAGGTTCCCGCTCAAAATCCGGGACCGGGATCAGGCAGAGCAGAGCACCGTGGCCGTGGTGTCGCTTGCCGTGGATCTGCCGCACCATTTCAAGGGTACGCACATGTCCCGCTTTGTCGAGGTGCTGCACTCCCACGGGCAGGTGCTCACGGTGGCAGACATCGCTGGCATGCCGCGCGAGCTGCTCAAGAAGCTCCACGCGGACAAGGCGCACGTGGAGTTTCGTTTCCCATGGTTCCGCATGAAGAAGGCTCCCGCCACCAAGGCGGAAGGCCTCATGGACTATGGCATCATCTTCGAGGTCAATGCCGAGGGTGAGAAGGTGGACTTCGTGGTTACCGTGGAAGTGGCCGTCACGACTCTGTGCCCCTGCAGCAAGGCCATCAGCGTGCATGGAGCGCACAACCAGCGCGGAGTGGTCACTTTCTCTGTGCGCTTCACGAAGCCCGTGTGGATTGAGGAACTGGTGGAACTCGTGGAAGCCAGCGCCAGCAGCGAACTTTACAGCCTGCTCAAGCGTCCTGACGAGAAGGTCGTCACCGAGCGTGCCTATGAGAATCCTGTCTTCGTGGAGGACTTGGTGCGCAACGTGGCTCTCCGTGCGAAGCAGCATCCGCAGATCACCTGGTTCAAGGTGGAGGCGGAGAACTTCGAGAGTATCCACAATCACAACGCGTATGCGTTGATTGAGCAGACGGTGGAGCGGTAG
- a CDS encoding autotransporter outer membrane beta-barrel domain-containing protein, whose amino-acid sequence MPDLPPDGTHFYVPGHGYYYYVPRSGAYYYLAGRDAAMELSGMHAYHNLWFDGRYTHSNDERKGLQREGDGHTMTFGFDRRLGSAFTLGVMGSFEDYQSTALTGIVETDSEGFSVGPYLTCQVSPRWTLDASFGYGRSENEIRLLQLEGDYTTERYSGSLSATGNFKAGTLNLRPRATVSYTHYESGGYDLEGLIGPFDIKLPRGADRFDYGAAEVTVEINRPISTRHGMILVPYVELGVTYEFERPGDGVILTSDFTTASTSPWRGSVRAGARVLITRSVVIEASAGYLSIGQQDLDLWEGRVFASWAF is encoded by the coding sequence GTGCCTGACCTCCCACCGGACGGAACCCACTTTTACGTGCCGGGTCATGGCTATTACTACTATGTGCCCCGTTCAGGCGCCTACTACTACCTCGCAGGCAGAGATGCCGCCATGGAGTTGTCCGGAATGCATGCCTACCACAATCTCTGGTTTGACGGTCGCTACACCCACAGCAATGACGAGCGGAAAGGACTGCAACGCGAGGGCGACGGCCACACCATGACGTTCGGCTTTGACCGGCGCCTCGGAAGCGCATTCACGCTGGGAGTGATGGGTTCCTTCGAAGATTACCAGTCCACAGCTTTGACTGGCATTGTGGAGACCGATTCAGAGGGATTTAGCGTAGGCCCTTATCTGACCTGTCAGGTCTCACCGAGGTGGACACTCGATGCATCCTTTGGTTACGGGCGCTCGGAGAACGAAATCCGGTTGTTGCAGTTGGAGGGTGACTACACGACCGAGCGCTATTCCGGTTCATTGAGCGCGACGGGAAACTTCAAAGCCGGAACCCTAAACCTGCGACCGAGGGCGACAGTCTCCTACACCCACTATGAAAGCGGGGGCTATGACCTGGAAGGGCTGATCGGACCATTTGACATCAAGCTACCACGGGGCGCGGACCGCTTCGACTATGGAGCGGCAGAGGTGACGGTGGAAATCAACAGGCCGATCTCCACCCGGCACGGCATGATCTTGGTGCCCTATGTGGAACTGGGCGTCACGTATGAGTTCGAGCGACCCGGCGATGGCGTGATCCTCACCAGTGATTTCACCACTGCCTCCACGTCACCATGGCGTGGTTCGGTGCGCGCAGGAGCACGGGTGCTAATCACAAGATCCGTCGTCATCGAGGCCAGCGCAGGCTACCTGAGTATCGGACAGCAAGACCTCGATCTCTGGGAAGGGCGCGTGTTTGCATCGTGGGCGTTTTAG